CGCCCAGTCTCCCGTTTCGAGAGTGATGGAATCACGGCCAAATTGGCCATTAATAGTTTTAGCCATGAAGGACTCCTTACTTACGGAGTCCGAGAGTTTCAATTAGCTTTTTGTAACGTTCTAGATCTTGGCGTTTTAGATATTCCAATAATTTTTTACGTTTGCTTACTAATTTAAGAAGGCCTGTTTTAGAATGAAAATCTTTCTTATGAGTTTTAAAATGCTCGTTAAGATCTTTGATTTGAGCATCTAGGAGGGCGACTTGAACTTCCGTTGAACCGGTGTCCCCCTTTCCTTTTGCAAATGTGGAAATAATTTGCTTCTTTTGTTCCGTAGTTACCATAGTTTGATTGTACCTGTTGCCAATTTTCGGGGGCCTAGCCCCCTGTCCAAGCTAAATTTTAGAAAAGACCTTCAAATATTTATAGGAAAGGCTGCCAGGAAGTCCATCCCTCCTGCAATATGCCAAAATCTCTCCTTCCGGAGAGGTAAGTAGGAACTCCTGAGCCGGGACCCAGTCCAATTTGATCTTTTTGCCGTGAAAAACGTCTTTTACCTCGGTACTTGGGATCTCTACCGAAGGAATGTCCAGGATCTCTTCCGGGGGATGTATGATTGCTTTTCCGAGTAACAACGCCTCGTAGGTGTCCGCCTGCTCCAGCTTAAGTTTTCCCACCTTGGTCCGGTTCAAAGACTTGAGACACATTGGAATCCCAACTTCTGCCCCTATGTCCATTACAAGCTTACGGATATAAGTCCCGCCTGAAACTCTGGTCCTCAATTTGAAACCTTCTGGGCAGAATTCTCCTGCTTCGAATTCGAATATTTTGATCTTACGAATGCT
Above is a genomic segment from Leptospira johnsonii containing:
- the rpsO gene encoding 30S ribosomal protein S15: MVTTEQKKQIISTFAKGKGDTGSTEVQVALLDAQIKDLNEHFKTHKKDFHSKTGLLKLVSKRKKLLEYLKRQDLERYKKLIETLGLRK